One Benincasa hispida cultivar B227 chromosome 5, ASM972705v1, whole genome shotgun sequence genomic window carries:
- the LOC120078542 gene encoding V-type proton ATPase subunit D, which produces MSGQSQRLNVVPTVTMLGAMKARLIGATRGHALLKKKSDALTVQFRQILKKIVSAKESMGDVMKTSAFSLTEAKYVAGDNIKHIVLENVQTAAIKIRSRQENIAGVKLPKFEHYSDGETKNDLTGLARGGQQIQLCRGAYVKAIEVLVELASLQTSFLTLDEAIKTTNRRVNALENVVKPRIENTISYIKGELDELEREDFFRLKKIQGYKRREIEKQRANAKLFAEEQLAVKISLQKGLSISSAHNLLSAAAEKDEDIIF; this is translated from the coding sequence ATGTCGGGCCAAAGCCAGCGTTTGAATGTGGTTCCGACAGTTACAATGCTTGGGGCGATGAAAGCCCGTCTTATTGGTGCAACCAGAGGTCATGCTCTCCTCAAGAAGAAGAGTGATGCTTTGACTGTTCAGTTCCGTCAGATACTCAAGAAGATTGTTTCAGCCAAGGAATCAATGGGGGATGTTATGAAGACATCTGCATTTTCTCTCACAGAAGCAAAATATGTTGCTGGTGACAACATCAAGCATATTGTCCTTGAGAATGTCCAAACTGCAGCTATTAAGATTCGATCTCGGCAGGAGAATATTGCTGGTGTAAAACTCCCTAAATTTGAACATTATTCTGATGGTGAGACCAAAAACGATCTCACAGGGTTAGCCAGGGGTGGTCAACAGATCCAGCTGTGTCGTGGTGCCTATGTGAAGGCAATTGAGGTTCTTGTTGAGCTTGCTTCACTCCAGACATCATTTTTGACGCTTGATGAGGCAATTAAAACCACAAACCGCAGGGTCAATGCTCTAGAGAATGTTGTGAAGCCAAGGATCGAGAATACTATAAGTTACATCAAGGGAGAATTGGACGAGCTGGAAAGGGAAGATTTCTTTAGACTGAAAAAGATACAGGGTTATAAGAGAAGGGAAATTGAGAAACAACGTGCCAATGCCAAGCTATTTGCTGAGGAACAACTTGCCGTGAAGATATCTTTGCAAAAGGGCCTCTCCATAAGTTCAGCTCACAATTTATTGTCTGCAGCTGCTGAGAAGGACGAGGatattattttttga